The window ATCCCGGATAAAATCGGAATCATCGGAAACACGCACGGCGTAAATGCCAGCAACAAGCCGAATCCGAAAAAACTGAATAAAGTCAGCGCTAAACTATCATGCCGCAAGGCATTGACGATTTTGTCCTGCTCCGACAACTCGGCAACCGCGGCCGGTTTGGCTTGCGGCAAGGCGTCCGCAGGTGGCAAGTCCACACTCACTTCAGCTTGCATCGGCGGATAGCAAACGCCACGGTCAGCGCAACCCTGAAACTTTGCCAGCAACTTGATCGTTTCGGCTGCCGAACTGCCCCGCAATAGCGGTATGTCGACACTGATCTGGTTACGGTAGATTTGCACCTGGCCAAACTCAGCGTCGTGGTACGCAGCCCCTTCAGGAAGCTGCAAAGGCGTTAATTGCGTCTGCGTGGCACCCTGCAATTTAACCGACAACTTATCCTTGTACAGATAATAACCTTCTGCAATTTGCCAGCTTGCTTGCACGGTATGCGGATCTTTCAGACTGGCAAAAAACTGAAACGCTTGATCCGGCGGCAATAACTCTTCGGAAAACAAACCGGGCGTCAAGCCCTTTAGACCTTTGACAAACTGGTTAAGCGCCCCACCGTTTGCAGCGGGCTGAGCCGCAGGCAACGCCACATCCAGCAGCACTTTTTGCGGCGGATAACAAACGCCGACATCCGCACAACCTTGGTACTTGACCAGCAGCTTTAATTGGGTTTCACGGTTTTGATTAATCAGCGGCAACACCACATCGAGCGCGTTCCGATATACCACCACTTCGCCTAGGCTCGGGTCATGCTCGGTAACGCCTTCCGGCATGCTTGCCTGACCCAGCTGAATCGCTTCGGTTTGCGACTGGAACTTGGTTTTATCGCGATACAGGTGATAGCCCTCGACTATATCCCAATGCAATTCGACTTTATCGGCGGTTTCGGCCCTGGCAGTTAACTTGAAGGCTTGCTCCGGCGGTAAAAAATCCTGACTATCCAGCGCTGCCGCAGTGCGCCAAAAAACAGCCAACAAACATAATAAAATCAGTCGATGCCAAGGCATGAGTCTATCCATTTCAAATAGTCCAGCGAGCCGCTTTCTATCGCGACCGCAATAATTTCCGGGAGTTGGTAAGGATGCAGGCTTTTCAGCGTCGCTTCAATGGCCGCATAGCGGTCTTGATGACTTTTGATGAGCAGTAAATGTTCCTGGGCGGCTTCGATTTTGCCCTGCCATTCGTAAACCGAGCGCACACCCGGCAGTATATTCACGCAGGCGGCTAATTTTTGGGTTATCAGAGCGCCGGCAAGCTTGTCGGCAACCTCTACATCCGGGCAGGTACAAAGAATCAATTGATACATCGCGATATTATCCTGGAATTTGCACCAAGATGCTCTTAGTATTAGCGGCTTTTTACCGCAACCGAGCTCACCATGAAAACCATGCAAATTATGTTTATCGCTTTTTTGATCGTGCCGTTTGTGGAAATTTACGTTTTACTGCAAGTTGGCGGTTTGATCGGCGCCTTCCCTACAATCCTATTGGTGGTGTTTACGGCGGTACTGGGCGCTTGGCTGCTGCGTCGGCAAGGCTTCGCCACTTGGCAACGCGTCCAATCCGGGTTGGCGCAAGGCGAAATTCCGGCTTATGAAATGATCGAAGGACCGATATTACTGGTGGGAGGAGCGCTATTACTAACACCGGGATTTTTCACCGACATGCTCGGTTTTGCTTGCCTAATCCCGACTTTACGCAGAAAGATTGCGCAATACATCATCGAGCATCATTTGCTGCAATCCCAAGTAGGCTCGGTATTTCAGCAAGCGCGAAACTCGCAAACCATTATTGAAGGCGAATACAACAAACAGGATTAACAAGATGTTTTTGAATCCGAACCGCGCCAAAGGCGCGGATTCGGAGCTAGCCGCTAAGGCTTATTGACCATCGGCTGCCGTATTGGTACCCAAGGTATTTTTGTCCATACTGGAATATGCGGGGCACCAGCCGGAATAACTGGTCGCAACCAAGGCCAAACCAACCAACAACATCAATATGCTGGCGGTAAACAGCGAAACGCTTAGCAGTACCACCCCTGAAACCATGCGGACTTTCTTATCTTTCTCGCCGATGTTGTGCTCAAATTTGATCAAACGTTTATAATCGAAGCTCATTTCCAATCCTCTCTGTGTTGTAGTTATTAGTCCCGACGCACGGCTTTCCCTTAAAGGCAAGCAAATATACACAGCTCTTCAAAATCTGCAAGTTATAAAAAATGGACGTCTCTTCTATCATCACCTCTCTAAACGACGATCAACGTCTGGCCGTTTCCGCCCCGATGCAAGCCGTGCTGGTACTAGCCGGCGCCGGTAGCGGCAAAACCCGGGTGCTGGTCCATCGCATCGCTTGGCATATCCAGGTCAACGGTATTTCGCCTTACAACATCCTGGCGGTGACCTTTACCAACAAAGCCGCTAACGAGATGCGCAGCCGTATCGAAGAGTTGCTCGAGACCCCAGCCCGCGCTATGTGGATAGGGACTTTTCATGGCTTAGCGCACCGTCTATTGCGGCAACACGCCAAGCAAGCCAATCTGCCGGAAACCTTTCAGGTGATGGATAGCGACGACCAATTGCGCATCATCAAACGGCTGATGAAAAACCTGAATCTGGACGACAGCAAATGGCCACCCAAGCAAGCGCAATGGTTTATCAATGCGCAAAAAGACGAAGGCATCCGCGCCAAGCACATGCAGGACAGCGGCGATTTTTATAACCGGCAGATGAAGCAGGTTTATCTGGCGTACGAAGAAGTATGCCAACGCTCCGGCCTGGTGGATTTTGCCGAATTACTGCTCAGAGCTCACGAATTGCTGCGCGATAACGAAGATTTATTGGCGTTTTATCGGCAGCGCTTCCAACAAGTTCATGTCGACGAATTCCAGGACACCAACACCATTCAATACGCCTGGCTGCGCTTACTCACCGAAGGCAACAACAATCTATTCGTGGTCGGCGACGACGATCAATCGATCTACGGCTGGCGCGGTGCCAAAATCGAAAACATCTTCAATTTCCAAAAGCATTATCCCGAACACGGCATCGTCCGCCTGGAGCAGAACTATCGCTCCAGCGGCCATATCCTGAAAGCCGCCAATACCTTGATCGCCAACAACGACAACCGGATGGGCAAGGAATTATGGACCGATGCCGGTGAAGGCCAGGCCATTTCTCTATATTCGGCGTTTAACGAGCAAGACGAAGCCTATTTCGTGGTCGAGAAAATTCGGCAATGGGTTAAGGACGGCGGCTTGCGTAGCGACACGGCGATTCTGTATCGCTCCAACGCCCAATCGCGGCAATTCGAAGAACGCTTGATGACCACCGCCACGCCCTACCGGGTTTACGGCGGCCTACGCTTTTTCGAGCGCATGGAAATCAAAAACGCCCTCGCCTATCTGCGTTTGTCGACTAATCCACACGACGATCCTTCCTTTGAACGGGTAGTGAATACGCCAACCCGCGGCATCGGCGCGAAAACCCTGGACGACATGCGCATCCTAGCGCGCGAGCAGCAATTATCACTATGGCAAGCGGCCTTGGTAATGCTGGAGCGAAACCAGTTACCCGCGCGCGCCGCTAATGCCTTACGTGGTTTTTTAAACCTGATCATTGCGCTCGGCGAAACTACCAAGGATTTGAGCCTGCATGAAACGGTCAAACAAGTCGTCGAGACCAGCGGCCTAATCGAGCTGTATAAAAAGGAAAAGCAAGACAAGGGCGAAGCCCGGGTAGAAAACCTTGAGGAACTGGTCAACGCCGCGCGTTTGTTCGATTACGACAGCGAAAACGCCGAGAACATGGGCGAGTTGGACATGTTTTTAGCACACGCCGCATTGGAAGCCGGTGAAATGCAAGGCGAAGTCGATGAAGATTGCGTGCAGTTAATGACGCTACATTCGGCCAAGGGTTTGGAGTTCAAGCTGGTATTTCTAGTGGGCTTAGAAGAAGGCCTATTCCCTTCTCAGCAAGCGCTGGACGACGCCAGCCGGTTACAGGAAGAGCGCCGCCTGTGCTACGTCGGCATAACTCGAGCGATGCAACAGCTGTATCTGACCCACGCCGAATCCCGGCGCCTGTACGGCAAAGACAGCTATCCGCGCGCCTCACGGTTTTTGCGCGAACTACCGCAGGAATCAATTCAGGAAATCAGGTTACGCGCCAACGTCAGCAGACCGGCGACCAATAGCGCATCGCAAACCAAAAGCCTGGGCAGCAAGGGTACTTACAAACTGGGCCAGCCTGTCAGGCACGAGAAATTCGGCGAAGGCGTGGTCCTGCAAATGGAAGGCGAAGGCGAACAGGAACGGGTGCAAATCAACTTCCGCAACGCGGGCATCAAATGGCTGATGCTGGCTTATGCCAAACTGGATGCTGCTTAGAATAGGTTGAAGACGCGGCGTCCGGATAAACCGAACGCCGCGAAACAAGGCAAGCCGACTAAAAAATTAGTCGGTGACGGTGATAACTTTCAGGGAGTTAGTGCCGCCGCTGGCGCCGGTCAAATCGCCTTTGGTGCGAATCAGCGCATCGCCCGCTTTTACGACACCACGGACTTTCAAAGCCTTAATCAGACTGTCGGTTACGCTGACCGATTCCATCTTCTCTTTGGCAAACGGAATGGGGAATACACCTTTGTAAAGGGTCACACGACCCAGGGTGCGTTCCTGGCTGCTGAAGGCAAAGATAGGAATATCCGAGCTAATCCGCGACATCCATAGCGGCGTGGAGCCCGATTCGGTCAAAGACGCTATCCCGGCGATTTTGGTATGGTTCGCCATATACATTGCAGACATCGCAATGGCTTCGTCCATCCGTTCGAACTTGTCGGTCATCCGGTGCATGGATTTGGTCACGCTAGGTTGCTTTTCCGTTTCCAGACAGATACGCACCATGGCTTGCACGGTTTTCACCGGATGCTTGCCGGAGGCAGTTTCCGCGGACAACATGATGGCATCGGTTCCGTCAACAATGGCGTTGGCAACGTCGAATACTTCCGCACGGGTTGGGATCGGATTCTCGATCATCGATTCCATCATCTGTGTCGCGGTAATCACGGCCCGGTTCAGTTCACGCGAACGACTGATCAGCAGTTTTTGAGCGGCTGGCAGATTGGCGTCGCCGATTTCAACCCCCAAATCGCCACGCGCGACCATGATCGCGTCGGAGGCCAAGATGATTTCGTCGATGACTTCCATCGCTTCCGCGCGCTCTACCTTGGCAACCAAGCCGGCGTAAGAACCGGCTGCTTGCAATAGCTCACGGGCTTCGTTCATATCAGCGGCCGTGCGTGGAAAGGAAATCGCCACGTAATCGGCTTGAATCACCGCGATGGTTTTGATGTCTTCCTTGTCCTTATCGGTCAAGGCCGCCGCGGACAAGCCGCCGCCCAACAAGTTGATACCTTTGTTGTTGGACAAATCGCCACCCACCACCACTTTCGTGTTGACGCGAGTATTGTCGATCACGTCGACCACATCCAGTACAACCCGACCATCGTCCAGCAACAAACGGGTACCGGGTTTAACTTCGCGAGCCAAAGGTTCGTAGCTGATACCCACTTGGGTATTATCGCCGTCAAGTTTGCCCAGATTAATATCCAAGGCAAAATCCTGACCTTCTTCCAGCCAGACTTTGTTGTCTTTGAAGCGTTCGATACGGATTTTGGGACCTTGCAAATCAGCCAGAATACCGACCCTGCGGCCGGTTTTCTTGCTTAATTCGCGAACGCGGTTGGCGCGATCAATATGATCCTGCGCCGAACCGTGCGAGAAATTAAGCCTTACAACATCGATTCCAGCCTCGAACAACTCTTCAAGTACACCGGGCTTGTCCGTAGCAGGTCCCAGCGTAGCCAGGATTTTCGTTCTTCGTAGCAGCATGTAAACCCTTATTTAGCGTTGAACAAAGCAACCGTGGTATCGAGCATACGGTTTGAGAAACCCCATTCGTTGTCGTACCAGGACAGGACTTTCACGAAATTGCCGCCGGTGACTTTGGTCAGACCCGCTTCGTAGATTGAAGAATGTGGGTTGTGGTTGAAGTCCATAGACACCAATGGCTCGTCGTTGATCGCCAAAATGCCTTTCAATGGACCGGCAGCCGCTTCGCGCAAAATGCCGTCGATTTCTTCTTTAGTGGTGTTACGTGATGCCTGAAAGCACAAATCCACCACAGAAACGTTGATGGTCGGTACGCGCATCGCAAAACCGTCAAGTTTGCCTTTCATTTCCGGCAATACCAAACCTACCGCCGCAGCCGCACCGGTTTTGGTGGGGATCATGGATTGCGTAGCGGAACGCGCGCGGTGCAAGTCGCTGTGGTATACGTCGGTCAACACTTGGTCGTTAGTATACGAGTGGATGGTCGTCATTAAACCATGATCAACACCGA of the Methylomonas sp. MK1 genome contains:
- the cutA gene encoding divalent-cation tolerance protein CutA; protein product: MYQLILCTCPDVEVADKLAGALITQKLAACVNILPGVRSVYEWQGKIEAAQEHLLLIKSHQDRYAAIEATLKSLHPYQLPEIIAVAIESGSLDYLKWIDSCLGID
- a CDS encoding FxsA family protein gives rise to the protein MKTMQIMFIAFLIVPFVEIYVLLQVGGLIGAFPTILLVVFTAVLGAWLLRRQGFATWQRVQSGLAQGEIPAYEMIEGPILLVGGALLLTPGFFTDMLGFACLIPTLRRKIAQYIIEHHLLQSQVGSVFQQARNSQTIIEGEYNKQD
- a CDS encoding YgaP family membrane protein; protein product: MSFDYKRLIKFEHNIGEKDKKVRMVSGVVLLSVSLFTASILMLLVGLALVATSYSGWCPAYSSMDKNTLGTNTAADGQ
- the uvrD gene encoding DNA helicase II, translated to MDVSSIITSLNDDQRLAVSAPMQAVLVLAGAGSGKTRVLVHRIAWHIQVNGISPYNILAVTFTNKAANEMRSRIEELLETPARAMWIGTFHGLAHRLLRQHAKQANLPETFQVMDSDDQLRIIKRLMKNLNLDDSKWPPKQAQWFINAQKDEGIRAKHMQDSGDFYNRQMKQVYLAYEEVCQRSGLVDFAELLLRAHELLRDNEDLLAFYRQRFQQVHVDEFQDTNTIQYAWLRLLTEGNNNLFVVGDDDQSIYGWRGAKIENIFNFQKHYPEHGIVRLEQNYRSSGHILKAANTLIANNDNRMGKELWTDAGEGQAISLYSAFNEQDEAYFVVEKIRQWVKDGGLRSDTAILYRSNAQSRQFEERLMTTATPYRVYGGLRFFERMEIKNALAYLRLSTNPHDDPSFERVVNTPTRGIGAKTLDDMRILAREQQLSLWQAALVMLERNQLPARAANALRGFLNLIIALGETTKDLSLHETVKQVVETSGLIELYKKEKQDKGEARVENLEELVNAARLFDYDSENAENMGELDMFLAHAALEAGEMQGEVDEDCVQLMTLHSAKGLEFKLVFLVGLEEGLFPSQQALDDASRLQEERRLCYVGITRAMQQLYLTHAESRRLYGKDSYPRASRFLRELPQESIQEIRLRANVSRPATNSASQTKSLGSKGTYKLGQPVRHEKFGEGVVLQMEGEGEQERVQINFRNAGIKWLMLAYAKLDAA
- the pyk gene encoding pyruvate kinase — its product is MLLRRTKILATLGPATDKPGVLEELFEAGIDVVRLNFSHGSAQDHIDRANRVRELSKKTGRRVGILADLQGPKIRIERFKDNKVWLEEGQDFALDINLGKLDGDNTQVGISYEPLAREVKPGTRLLLDDGRVVLDVVDVIDNTRVNTKVVVGGDLSNNKGINLLGGGLSAAALTDKDKEDIKTIAVIQADYVAISFPRTAADMNEARELLQAAGSYAGLVAKVERAEAMEVIDEIILASDAIMVARGDLGVEIGDANLPAAQKLLISRSRELNRAVITATQMMESMIENPIPTRAEVFDVANAIVDGTDAIMLSAETASGKHPVKTVQAMVRICLETEKQPSVTKSMHRMTDKFERMDEAIAMSAMYMANHTKIAGIASLTESGSTPLWMSRISSDIPIFAFSSQERTLGRVTLYKGVFPIPFAKEKMESVSVTDSLIKALKVRGVVKAGDALIRTKGDLTGASGGTNSLKVITVTD